Proteins co-encoded in one Haladaptatus sp. ZSTT2 genomic window:
- a CDS encoding HD domain-containing protein, which translates to MGVEIQESPITDEAFEEMKQFVFDYLQASVRNEDEGGRMRWYPWHSAEYRYNHILNVVAIATKIARREGANVDVTRVAALFHDVAKLEADQEIHAEEGARVARAFLESHGDYPESFIVQVCDSITDHSYQGDLSNLTLETRCLIEADLLDKVGANGTALMLLRMGYEARTHMDSSEMVGRVLERGRDAAQRVESDTARSIAFERLKRVKWFQEWLEGEIAEMESEL; encoded by the coding sequence GTGGGAGTTGAGATCCAGGAGTCACCCATCACAGACGAGGCGTTCGAGGAGATGAAGCAGTTTGTCTTTGATTATCTCCAAGCGTCCGTCCGAAACGAAGACGAGGGTGGCCGAATGCGGTGGTACCCGTGGCACTCTGCGGAGTACCGATACAACCATATCCTGAACGTGGTGGCGATTGCAACGAAAATCGCACGCAGAGAGGGAGCAAACGTGGACGTGACGCGCGTCGCCGCGCTGTTTCACGACGTTGCCAAACTCGAAGCAGACCAAGAGATTCACGCAGAAGAGGGCGCTCGCGTCGCCCGCGCGTTCCTCGAATCACACGGCGACTACCCAGAGTCGTTCATCGTCCAAGTGTGTGATTCGATTACCGACCACTCCTATCAGGGCGACCTCTCGAACCTTACACTGGAAACCCGGTGTCTCATCGAGGCCGACTTGCTCGATAAGGTCGGCGCGAACGGCACGGCGCTCATGCTCCTGCGGATGGGGTACGAGGCGCGCACGCACATGGATTCGTCCGAGATGGTCGGACGCGTGCTCGAACGCGGCCGCGACGCCGCCCAGCGCGTCGAAAGCGACACCGCTCGCTCGATTGCCTTCGAGCGCTTAAAGCGCGTCAAGTGGTTCCAAGAGTGGCTCGAAGGCGAAATCGCTGAGATGGAAAGCGAGCTGTAA
- a CDS encoding LysE family translocator produces MLEALSTLFAGVIFGLAIAAPPGPMNAVIAEESVLRGWLAGVRAGLGAFTADVVFFVLALYGAVTFVETYPTVRGFMVGAGGILMCYFAYGAAKSATQSFTGTSHGDEQNGFKKAFVLALTNPYQIVFWLTIGVGLLQPGTIDVFALVPYVGDSLTGSLVVETGSVMLLAGFFGGILVWVGGFPAMLVAAENRMDAVAPAVAYASAGILALFGVLFLSDAARTLL; encoded by the coding sequence ATGCTGGAAGCCCTCTCGACGCTCTTTGCGGGCGTTATTTTCGGTCTCGCAATCGCTGCGCCCCCCGGCCCGATGAACGCGGTTATCGCAGAGGAAAGCGTCCTCCGCGGCTGGCTCGCGGGCGTTCGCGCCGGACTCGGCGCGTTCACGGCTGACGTGGTGTTCTTCGTGCTCGCGCTGTACGGAGCCGTGACGTTCGTCGAAACCTATCCCACCGTCCGTGGCTTCATGGTCGGCGCGGGCGGCATCTTGATGTGTTATTTCGCCTACGGCGCAGCAAAGAGCGCGACACAGAGCTTTACCGGAACCAGTCACGGCGATGAGCAAAACGGCTTCAAAAAAGCGTTCGTGCTCGCGCTCACGAACCCCTACCAAATCGTGTTCTGGCTCACGATTGGCGTTGGCCTGCTCCAACCCGGCACTATCGACGTGTTCGCACTCGTGCCCTACGTGGGGGACTCACTGACCGGGTCGCTTGTGGTCGAAACAGGAAGCGTGATGCTTCTCGCCGGATTTTTCGGCGGTATTCTCGTCTGGGTCGGCGGCTTTCCGGCAATGCTCGTGGCTGCCGAAAACCGGATGGACGCCGTCGCGCCCGCCGTCGCCTACGCGAGCGCGGGGATTCTCGCGCTGTTCGGCGTCCTCTTTCTTTCTGACGCAGCGAGAACGCTACTCTAA